A genomic window from Lycium barbarum isolate Lr01 chromosome 4, ASM1917538v2, whole genome shotgun sequence includes:
- the LOC132637356 gene encoding uncharacterized protein LOC132637356, with the protein MKESETIKEYSDRLINLANKVKLLGAELFDTRIMQKILVTLPEKFEATIASLENTKDLSNITLVELLNSLQAQEQRRLMRNEGTVEGALQARQQFNYGGKCKKQKEKKSYATSIEVAATDGNSSNNNNKGGKYPACQHCGKKNHPH; encoded by the coding sequence ATGAAGGAATCTGAGACAATTAAAGAGTACTCAGATAGACTTATCAATCTGGCTAATAAGGTAAAGCTACTTGGTGCCGAACTTTTTGATACAAGGATTATGCAGAAAATCCTTGTTACTTTACCTGAAAAGTTTGAAGCAACAATTGCTTCACTGGAAAATACAAAAGATCTGTCAAACATTACTTTGGTAGAACTTTTAAACTCTTTACAAGCACAAGAACAAAGAAGATTGATGAGGAATGAGGGAACTGTTGAAGGAGCCTTGCAAGCAAGGCAACAATTCAACTACGGAGGCAAATGCAAGAAGCAAAAGGAGAAAAAGAGCTATGCTACGTCAATAGAAGTTGCTGCAACTGATGGCAATtctagcaacaacaacaacaaaggtgGAAAGTATCCAGCTTGCCAGCATTGTGGGAAGAAAAATCATCCACACTAG